A window of Nodularia sp. LEGE 06071 contains these coding sequences:
- the tpiA gene encoding triose-phosphate isomerase, with protein sequence MTKSPVRKIVIAGNWKMFKTQAETQDFLQGFLPHLEEIPEDREVVLCPPFTNLNILSKSLHGSLIQLGAQNLHWEENGAYTGEISGPMLTELGVRFVIVGHSERRQYFGETDATVNLRLKAAQKYGLTPILCVGETKEQRDAGETESLITAQLDKDLIDIDQNNLVIAYEPIWAIGTGDTCEATDANRVIGLIRSQLSNPNVSIQYGGSVKPNNIDEIMAQPEIDGALVGGASLEPASFARIVNYK encoded by the coding sequence TTGACTAAATCACCTGTACGAAAAATAGTTATTGCCGGTAACTGGAAAATGTTCAAAACCCAGGCAGAAACCCAGGATTTTTTACAAGGGTTTCTGCCCCACTTGGAAGAAATACCCGAAGACCGAGAAGTGGTCTTGTGTCCTCCTTTCACTAACTTAAACATTTTATCCAAAAGTTTGCATGGCAGTCTCATCCAGTTAGGGGCGCAAAATCTTCACTGGGAAGAAAATGGAGCCTACACAGGCGAAATTTCTGGCCCCATGTTGACAGAACTTGGTGTCCGTTTTGTAATTGTCGGTCATAGCGAAAGACGGCAATACTTTGGTGAAACAGACGCAACTGTCAATCTCCGCCTCAAAGCGGCTCAAAAATACGGTCTGACACCAATTTTATGTGTAGGCGAAACCAAAGAACAACGAGATGCTGGGGAAACCGAATCACTGATTACCGCCCAGCTAGATAAAGACCTCATAGATATCGATCAGAATAATTTGGTGATTGCCTACGAACCAATTTGGGCAATCGGTACTGGCGATACTTGTGAAGCCACAGACGCTAATCGGGTAATTGGCTTAATTCGTAGTCAGTTGAGTAATCCCAATGTTTCAATTCAATACGGTGGCTCAGTGAAACCGAATAATATTGATGAAATTATGGCTCAACCAGAAATTGATGGCGCTCTTGTGGGCGGAGCCAGTCTGGAACCTGCAAGTTTTGCTCGAATTGTCAACTACAAATAA
- a CDS encoding GTP-binding protein, whose product MTSTLPLPEPHHSDSPNWEEELDSAIFSFEDIQRSLNYKQAQTALRNLVTNLDLTPQEKSGLENELADLETMLGKLDSMVVQIAAFGMVGRGKSSLLNALVGQTVFETGPLHGVTRDSQTVNWSITEETIGENERTLRVTLPAGGQSQVELIDTPGLDEVDGDTRAALAEQVAKQADLILFVIAGDMTKIEHEALSQLREAGKPIILVFNKVDQYPEADRMAIYRKIRDQRVRELLTPLEIVMTAASPLVKTAIIRPDGSRGVQLRSSTAQVEELKLKILEILHREGKALVALNTMLYADNVNEQLVERKLLIREQNANQLIWKAVMTKALAIALNPVTVVDILSSIVIDISLILGLSQLYGIPMSESGAVQLLQKIALSMGGIGFSELLANLGLSGLKTLLGISASATAGATFAPYVSVAITQAGVAGVSSYGIGQVTKVYLANGATWGTEGPKAVISRILDNLDEKSILNRIKEELQQKVKLKR is encoded by the coding sequence ATGACTTCCACATTGCCCTTGCCTGAACCTCATCACAGCGATTCACCCAACTGGGAGGAAGAACTGGATAGTGCTATTTTCAGTTTTGAAGATATTCAAAGGTCACTCAACTATAAACAAGCACAAACGGCACTGCGAAACTTGGTTACCAATCTTGACCTGACTCCCCAGGAAAAAAGCGGATTGGAGAATGAACTCGCAGATTTGGAAACTATGCTGGGTAAGTTGGACAGCATGGTGGTGCAAATTGCTGCTTTTGGCATGGTGGGACGTGGTAAGTCCTCTCTACTAAATGCCTTGGTGGGACAAACGGTGTTTGAAACTGGTCCCTTGCATGGAGTTACCCGTGATTCCCAAACAGTTAACTGGAGTATTACTGAGGAAACAATTGGCGAGAATGAACGCACTTTACGAGTAACTTTACCTGCGGGTGGTCAATCTCAGGTGGAACTCATTGACACTCCTGGATTAGATGAAGTCGATGGTGACACCCGTGCAGCTTTGGCCGAACAGGTAGCAAAGCAAGCAGATTTAATTTTGTTTGTGATTGCTGGAGACATGACAAAGATAGAACATGAAGCCCTTTCTCAGTTGCGGGAAGCTGGTAAACCGATAATTCTGGTATTTAACAAAGTAGACCAGTATCCGGAAGCCGACCGGATGGCAATTTATCGCAAAATCCGAGACCAACGGGTGAGGGAGTTACTCACACCTCTAGAAATTGTGATGACAGCTGCATCACCACTGGTAAAGACGGCGATTATCCGCCCTGATGGTAGTAGGGGGGTGCAGTTACGTAGCAGTACAGCCCAAGTTGAAGAACTGAAGCTGAAAATTTTGGAGATTTTGCACCGTGAAGGTAAAGCTTTGGTGGCTCTCAATACTATGCTTTATGCGGATAATGTGAATGAGCAATTGGTAGAGCGAAAACTGCTGATTCGCGAACAGAATGCTAATCAGTTGATTTGGAAAGCTGTGATGACTAAGGCATTAGCGATCGCACTCAATCCGGTGACTGTTGTCGATATACTCAGTAGCATAGTCATTGATATTTCTCTGATTTTGGGTTTATCTCAGCTCTATGGCATCCCCATGAGTGAAAGCGGTGCTGTGCAATTGCTACAAAAAATTGCTCTGAGTATGGGCGGTATCGGTTTCAGTGAGCTGCTGGCAAACTTAGGCTTGAGTGGATTAAAAACTTTGCTGGGCATCTCTGCATCAGCTACGGCTGGCGCTACCTTTGCACCTTATGTCTCAGTTGCAATCACTCAAGCTGGGGTGGCTGGTGTTTCTTCCTATGGGATTGGACAAGTGACTAAAGTTTATTTAGCTAATGGGGCAACTTGGGGTACTGAAGGGCCAAAAGCAGTCATTAGTCGAATTTTAGACAATTTAGATGAAAAATCTATTCTCAACCGCATTAAAGAGGAATTACAACAGAAGGTAAAACTTAAACGGTGA